Sequence from the Macadamia integrifolia cultivar HAES 741 unplaced genomic scaffold, SCU_Mint_v3 scaffold1915, whole genome shotgun sequence genome:
GGATCGAATTTGAATCGAATATAATGCTAATCAGTATCGACATCCAATTATCTTTCAAATACATTGATTCAATATAGACTCCCCTAAATAGATAAGAACACGAATTGAATACGAGTTTTTGACTATTCATGTACATACGTAACAAGAAATCCACAAAATTAACCACCTGGTAGATAAAATCTTCAAGAGTGGCcccagagatttttttttttggttgaaaaagGTCATAGACTCTCCCAGCTTCAGCAACACAAGCTTTTAAAAATATGACTAGTTCATCACCCGGCCCAGGCCTACTACGCCCGGCACAAGTATAAGGGCCATAGGCCCATATACAACTACCAGGCCTTGGCTTTATTTGCCCATCAGGCCCACCAGAGGTGCAGGGTAGGATGTGCCAAACGGTGTAAGCCTTTTTTACTTTACCCGAATCCTATTGGGATCCAGGACAGTCCTAAGATTTTATTACCGACATTCAAAATAGGAAGATCCAATGGGAGTGGATTAGGTCCTCGTACGAGAACTCGTACAGTGTCTGATCTACACTTGAAATCTACTCAATTTCTTAACTTgttgtaagaagagagagattgagtggaTCCAAAGTGTGGATCAGGCACCGTATGAGAATGGTATTCGTACGCAGACTTGATCCGAACTCATACAATGAGAGGACTTAACCTGCCTTAATTACCCTTAACCAAAGCACAAAAaactcacatttttttttctaacaagtATCCAGATCTTTGGCCTAATTAGTCTCGTGAGCCCATAATGACCCCACAACATGTTATATCACGGTTGAAtgaaaattattcaatttttaccaaaaacaataaaaagcGACTAAACACTCGTCCCTGACCCCTAGAAGCCAAGAGTAGTCAAAACTACTCAACCTCACTAGAAActcataccaaaaaaaatatcaaagcaCTTCTTTGCACTTCTTCTGCCATGATTGGGATTTAAATATAGTCCCACCTCTACTTATTCCGGTTCTCTTTGGAGCCTTTGTATACATGAGGAGTTCTCTCCACCCAAGTTTTGGCTTGGACCTCTAACAAAGGCCCTATTTTCCATCAATATTTTCCATCAAGGATGATGTACCATTATCATATTAGTATGTTCTACCCATATCGTACAGCAACGGAATCAACATGAAGCTGTCTAAATGTATTAATCCATCTACACTCGTTAACAAATTAAGATTGCCATTCTATGGTTTCTACAATTGGAAACTCTTTTACTCTACAATACATACCACAATGCTATCACTACTGCGGAGGAGAGAACTCAAGACTGAAAGAGAACAAActtggaaaaagaaagaatcgAAATCCTCACAAGGGTTGGAGAGTTTTGTTAGGTTTAATTGGAGTTTGGAGAGGTTTAGGTAGCTAGAAGTCAAGGAAGCCATGCCTGTCGAAGGAAGCCTTCCAACTACTGGAGATGCTCCACTGATCAGAATTAGATGCAGATGAGACTGCAGCTCCATTCCCACACTTAGCCACCGTTCTAACACTCTCTATCAACGCCTCCGTGCGTGTCTCTTGGGACAATATCTCCGCTAGTTGTTCTGGGCTTATCACCAGTTTCACCTTCCACACTCCTGTGCTGTAGTTGATATTGTTTTGTTGTCTCGGCATCACCTCTCTCTTCTCGGACCTCTTCAGTATTCCTTGGCTGTCGAATGACATCCGATACGGCGGCGTTACGACGGAGGAGGAGGAGACGCAGGTGGTGGTGGTTCTGATACCGCTGGGGAATATTTCTCTTCTACGGGTCGTTATGCTGAGTGGAAGAAGGTAATACAGTTGTCCAACAAGTAGCTCCTCGTTGTGGATGAGTGGCTGAGAGAAGAGATCGTGGCTTCGGAATATGCCGTGGCCTGGGAATTCATTGGTGATGAACTCTGCGGTTAAAGGTGCGTAGAGCTCCATGATTCCACCGCTTGATGTCACCACTTTGATCACCCCTTCCACTTCCCCTACCCCACGAAACACACAGTTCCCCATCCCTAGCTTCCTTCTAATCTCTGATCGCTCACCTCTTCTTCCTGTGCCTCCTTcaacctttcttcttcctcctcgaGCGCAGAGCTAGAGAAGTactggagaagagaagagatgaggaTTGACAGTGGGTAGGGACGGTGGGATGCTTCGTTTGAGCTTCCAAACCGACACAAGTTATTCGCTCACCCacgaaaacaaaaagaagagtaTCAAGagatcttttcttcctttctcttttttgtgaAAGTAATTTTGTCGGTACTCAAATGTGCAAAATTTGATGGGTgggcctaggggtgtcaattcctaaatcgaaccaGTAAAACCGGTTGGACCGAAccaataacaacacggaccgaatcgaaccaaaaccctattggtttggttcagtttggagtattgcaaccccaaaaccaaaccgaaccgcacctgaaaccggatgaacccgaaaccaaattgaaaccggctcaaaacccagactaaaactgaaaccaaaccggtaagaaaccgaaacactccaaaattcattaaaaaaatcaaaatttgcatagttttgtatacatttgtatggaaagtcgaatccaaactagaccaaaaaccaaaaccaacccggttacaaatcgatttaagaaatcgaagacaaaccgaaaccaaaccgcaccaaaaccaaaaccaaaaccaaaccaaaaccggaatttccttattggttcggtttcggtttcaactttcccacaccgaaaccgactcaacccggatcGAAACCGAGCCGAACCGacagattgacacccctaggtgggCCTATGGGTGAAAGTTTGGCTCTGACAATCCGAATCTACCCTGATCAATCCTAAGCCCGAATAGAATTAGGGCCAAGTTTTTTAACCTTGAGAacaggttagggttgaaaaaccccaaccctaggtcaaggttgggttgggttagggttgaggcctcaactcgGCCCGAAATTTAACTTTGcatctttataatagaaattaaggctccaatagatattttatttttctataatttttaaatatatgaGACATGAATGGGAAAAACATATCAATTAAGGTTAATTCAACCATTATAAAAGTCAGGTCAACCTAACCCAagccaacccgacccaacccggccttgatagggtcaattggggccgggttgggttggtatgaacccggtAGGGTTGGACCTAAACATGAAcccgatagggttgggttgggccaggGTTGAATTTtaaggacctagggttgggttagggtttaagaaaacctagcccaacccagccctattTCATCCCTAATGGGTACAACCCAATTTGCCTCAATATTGGACATCTATCTATGAAATAGTCTTCGTAGTCGAGGGATCGGTTTCAGATAGCCATAATCGCCCGGATCGGATAGGATTGTGATATTTCCATACCAGTGGATCAGTACGGACCAAGggtaaaaaggtaaaagaaacaattttgatttaaaatcaAGGCAAATCTGTCCAATACAGGACAATCTGACTAAGACCAATCCCATCTCCGATACTAATTCCTAAAATCTATTTTCTTATCTtcgttttaatatatttttattcaattcaaaaaaatatatttatatataaaccTCACTTGGAGaaacattcaaaattttttaccGTCTCATCCATCaaaattattgttttttctttttcttccacgTTGCATAAGGGAACACATCAATTAATGAAGTGTGACGAAACGATTTCTTATATAGAAGCAGGATTTTAGATTTTCAGAGCTAAGAATCGATCATCCCAAAAACTGATACAGTAATTACATGGATCAATATTGAATTACCTATTTCGGGTAAAATTAcccctaatttttcttttgaaaaaaataggTTTTTAGACATTTTTATTCCTAGTCCACATCATTCAACTGATATGGTATTGGTCAGGTATTATAATTATCAATATGCAAAACTGACATGGATCACCCGATAAGAGCGATCCAaatacctcaaaccatgatttttttttttttttttttttgttttgaatccTCAAAAACCATGAGTGAGGAGGTGATTACATATGAAGAGCATAGCATTTCAGAATTCATATCATAGAAGGGAAGAGTATTGATCACATTTGGCATCATTTGTAGGGGACCATCACTCATGTGGTTAAGTCACCTTTCCTTTATTTGTCTGTTGTTCGAGGCGGGAGTCTCGCCTGAAAAGAAGTGAAGGACGGACTGGAACTGGATGGTATTATCTTTTTGGGAATTTCAGGGCCGCCGGGAATCTGGGATGAGCAGGCCCACCTTCAACTCATGAGTGCTGTGGTGCTTTCCTTTTCCCCATATTATAATAAGAAGGCAAAGGTCCATGACAGAGAGGCCGAAAGCGAGAAAAATGAACCTCCCAAATCGACAAGTGTCCGTGTACCTGTAACCCGTGTAAGTTGATTCGGTTCTAAACTCGTCCAGGATTCTTCAAGTTAAAAAAANNNNNNNNNNNNNNNNNNNNaaaaaaaaaaaaaaaaaaaaaaaaaaaaaaaaaaaaaaaaaaactgaaaatttcatatatgGTTCTATGAACCATGCTCGAAATTTGGAATGCTATGATACAGGTCTTCAGGAtggaacgagatcttctcaagtGCTTTCAATCCCTTGAGTGCATATTAGACAATTGGAAGGTATTTTGGATGAGACCTAGATTCTTTTTAGTGCACCAGTATATTCAGCACATATTGAACGGTTGACAGCATCTAGACACGTAACCTTGGATGTCGTATGCGCATTGGTGCATTTGAGAGGATCTAATTCCCTTGGGGTACGTGCCCCATTGCCACCAATCGTCTGATACGCATTAGAATGATtggcactaggggtgcaagtttggtctTAACAGCTCGAACCTGCCCTTGAGCCACCCTGAGCCTACATAGGGCTAGACCCAAAAATTCtaaccctgagtcagggtcaaggcGAGTAAAGGTTGATGTCTATAGCCCACACGGCTTGTCCTGAGCCCAATCCTAATTTATTGCGCGTTCGATAGTCAACTTTTTAAGTTTGGTATTCTAATGATGtttttagatttaatttttattttacttttcaattccGAATGATTAAATGtaaattcaaataaatttttagttatttcatattttgtagggtccAGGTATTTCCGGTCCTAAATGGCAAACTACGATCAAAGTCAATCAGGACATCTTGGCTTAGCCCCATCCAATCAAGGTTGGGCCTAGAATGAAGTTTTTAGACTCTAAATCAGGGTTCAAGGTAGATTTTGGGCCTAGAAATAGGACTCAGGATTGGGTTAGAGTTTTAAAAAACCCGGCCAAACCTAGTCCTATTGCATCCTTAATTGGCACATTTGAGAGGATCCGGCTGCCCAGTGACCCGTCCACCAAAATGCCGCTTTCGGCGGGACTCGTGACTTTTTTTCATCATTATCTTGATGGTGGGGCGGGTAATGATGGATCCATTTATCCAGGGAGGAGTAAGGCAGGAGAGTACTGTACCAACAGTAACAGTAGGGTCAATTATTATATCCACCTTAAATTCACAACCGTCAacggcttcttttttttttttttttattgtgagAATATAAGACAAACAACACATGCAATGCTCATCATCATATTAACGACCCAtattaatagttttttatttttcttttcttttcaattgtTAAAGACCGACCATAATGATATGAATAGTTGGGCCTCGAGGGTTGATGGTCCCTTGCCTAATGCCTTGGAGAGTTGGAGTTAGCATGTACCACCATTTAGGTTATGGATCATTAATTCGAATGAGATTCCATGATTCTTATAGTTCTTGGACTTTTCTTAATCCATGTGATTTCCTTGGTCTTTCtcatggttttaggtttagCAATCATAATCTCATCTCAATGAAATGGAGTCAATCACATGGATTCAAAATAGATATAATATCAATGTCTATATGATCAATTTGATACAAATATGATACAATATGTATTGACTCGCATCGAAAGAGTATCGAATGTAATTTCAAAATTGATCTATTTTGTGGACAATACACTTTATATGTATCAATGTAAGTTTGATCTTATGTTgcacaaaaaaaaggggagtgTTTTAGTCCAATGAACCCAAAGCCGCTCTGTACACGAACAAAGCTTGGGCTGAGCTTTTCAGCCATAGGGCCGGCCTAGGTTGGGATTTTTATGCTACGCTAGGCCTTGTGCTCAGCCTAGCCTAACTCTGATTCAAATGACAgtttttagattaaaaaaaaaagaaaaaaagcccaCAAGCACCCAGCCCACCCCTTCTTCAATTACGGTAACCCTTTTCACCAGtgctttcaaaatcaaaactgagCTTAATTTTGTTTGGTTtcgattccaattctaaattgatATACTTAGTCGAGattcaatttgttttttttttttttttttttttgaagtagaATTAAGGTCTGTTTTGGTTGTCTAAAACAATGGAATCTGATGCTTATTAATTAACAAGAGCATAATGGATAAGAAGCATGAACGGTTAGGAACCAAGTCCATAATGGATAAGAAGCATGAACTGCTATGAACTAAGTCCCCACATGGCAGAAAATCTACGGTCCCTGCTTGGCTCAAGGCCATAATGAACCGTTAAGAACTAACTCCTTACATCCTAACAAACTCAAGATCGTCCATGATGTCAATTCTTaataagaacaaacaaatcTGTTAACCTTTCTAACATGAACTCTAATCTGCGTAGACTCATGTCTATTCTCTTTCCTCCTAAATAGATGAACAAGGCTGTTAAGCTTTCTAACAAGACTACTCTTTCATTTTCCATATCTTTCTACTATTGTTTGCAGGAGAattctaacttaggcatcaaagAGTCCTCCACTAAAACCAACTCCAGCCCCCTTTCTCTATCATGTTTATTGACTTTGTGTGTGCAGGCGATCCTGATCAAAAATCTCATGCAACAACCTGTGTGGTAAACTTTTGTCACCCTTTCAGGTAGGGGTGCCACAGGGTTGGGTTGTGCTggatttttttaaaaccatagTCCAACCTCTGGTCACCTTATTTCATCCCAGGTCCAGCCCAATATGGAGTCGAACTGAGATATCACAACTCAGGCCTAACCCTACTAgcctcaacccaacccacccGGCTCTAATTGACTTTGATTGGCCAGGGCTGGGTTGTGTTAGCTCTAATTCACCGTGACAGCCCCTATTTTTATCTCATTTCAGGTCTAAACAAGGCCGGTTTAGCCTTTTTGTTTACTATTATTATATGTATGATTGTATACTATATATTAATATACAGTGTCAAGCCGCGCCAGCCCAAGGCCTGAGCCCAGGGCAGCCCAGGTTCCTTTAAGCTCAGAGTGGGCTCATGTTTGCTGGGCCAAACTGACACATCTTCTAAAACCAAATATCCAACCCTGTAGTAGACAAGAAACCGTATCAACTTCTAGTAGTCATCAACGTTAGTTTCTCTGTGCAACTTCACTTGCACCCCTCGGAGATGGTTTCCGCTTTCCAGCTTCAATTCCACCTCTGATTTACTACAATAGTTATAAGTAGGAAGTGTTTAATGCTGGGCCGTACCGGTAGGTCCGACCGGTTAAAGCGTGACATTGGATCGATCGGTTAGTAAACGGCCCAGTGTTGAACCTAGACTGATTAATTACAAACCAGTCAGCAATGGTGTTTGTTTGTCGCCTGATGAAACCTGAGTGACCAGCATCTTTGACTAACTGTTAATGACTATTTATAGCTAGATTAGAGTTCATTTAAGCCCCATTTAACCTGATAATTGGCTGTTCAAGGCCCCTTCATTACCCAATTAGGCAACTAACCCATTTATATAGCCCAAATATAATGAGTCCGATTTTGGAACAGTGATTGATCGACCAAATAGAATTGTGTGAAAAGTTGGTAACGGTGTAGGGCCTTAAATAGTTGGGACCAATTACGTGCCCAATTGGTTTGCACCCCTAATTATAAATATCGGTGCATGAATCAGTCATTTCAGTCTTGACCAATATCGGTATGAATCGGGTTGGATCATGCGTATCAGGCTGATTTGGCTGGCCTTATCCACTTGTTAGCCACTTCTTGTGTATGTTTACGTGCAAAGGTTTGGTTGCCACAGTGGACTTTTAAGTTACGTTAGGTTATGGAGGGTTGATGTGTAGATCCAAACATGTCATGGGTGTTagattatcaaaaataaataaataaaatatcatgGATATAAGTGTAGAACACTACTTAgacttaataaatatcaaattCTAGGGTTTATTTCAAGTAAATGTGTCATCCTCAGCCGTGCACTAACCGACCAaccaaataaaaccaaaactaaaacaATTGTTTATTAAATAATCCAATTTTAGTATGACTTGTAGCAGTCATATTACCGATCCTCTTGATTTGTTGAAGACCTACATACAGAAGGTCAGACAAGAGACAGATAATCGAAGATGGATTTCAAGGGGATTCACCGATGCCAAAGTCAGTGATCTGAGCAACCAAAGTTGGGGTTTCTTAGGGTAAGACAAAGGCTATCAAAGGAGTGGAAAAATGCGAATCCTTAGGcatcgtttgacaacgttccatttctgcgttttcttgttcctagaaacgaagaaataacataaaatgcgtttgataaagttattctgtttcacccgtttctagaaacataaatcaaaatttatgtctatttacaattctagaaagacaaaagtcgtttctagaaacgagtttgagaggacaaaaaaaaaaaaaaaacaaaggtggttgtacccgataaatctctcaactatttaaacctaaaaagagataaccgaaccctctcttctttttgggcatccgatgatattaggttttttagtggcattatttCTATAAAAGACATTTCTAGAAACCGatttatcaaacatcaaaaaattcatttttgttttcgaaaacataaaaatccgtttctgttgtttctaaacacaaaaacagtagaaacattatcaaacggtgcttTAATGTTGTGCTTCTATTTATTGGAAAGGAAGGCTATTCCTGCCACGGAACTTAGCTTTAGAACAAGATCGTGCTCCTATGGAGAGTTATTGCTTATGGTTATTTTGGGAATCAGACTTTTAGTACTTATAGTTTCTTATTCATTGGTTGGTCCCAACTCTCAAGAGACTGACTGACGACAACCAAATGTAGAGAtccaccatggttttaagtatcaataTCGAATCATTGATCAACTGATTCATAATGATATTGACTATGACCGATATCAATGCCTGATTAATACAAATCAACAGGGACTTCTTATTGTTAAATTCTACCGTCCGTGGGCGTGGGGTGTGGGTTATATCCTGAGCGACGAGTTCACGGCATTTATTAGATCAAACCATTGACTGAACTAAAAGACCCACTGGTTCGGGTCAAGAAAgactccattttatttttttatgtttttttgggtaagaagaCTCCATTGATTCAGGTCTAAGTCTAAGACAATGGATTGAAATTGACAAGGGACCTATATATCTAGCTAGTGGGTATCTTTGATGTTGCCGCTGGTTCTATTATGATAATATTCCACATCCATAAACCATAACCCCAGCAATAACTCCAGACCCATGATAATGACAAgttttgttagatcaaacaccaagaaacatgaataataaaaaaaataatagatccgtacgacacagagatttaacgaggttcacacacatcagggtggtgtgctacgtcctcgggcgaagaagaagatgattcactatgcagaggAGATATTACACCTTAGCAGCGGTGAGGAaaaacttgccctgaaaccccagaatataatgactttctcaacaagcaacagtacattatactTCAAAATCGTGGGtcaacccatcgggtcgcggtcgatccaatcgaaccataccgtgggggcataacccccgcacccccatacgagatcaatgatgggctccgggcttgggcctatcggcccaactcctctgcttccatcacagatctcagaaaaattcttaTTCgaatcgccaccaaaatatgtcggatcggatcaatcttcaaaacgggtcaagaattcgagacaaacttaacaagttTGACAGCAAATATTGACCGGAACGAGCTAGACAACTGCACTGAGGCATTTATTGCAGAGACGGGGGCTAGTGGACAACTTTGAGTGGGGACGCAAATGCATATCCACCTTGATAGGCAAACCCCAAGACCCCAACTTGCGTCAATGGTGATGCAATTTGTGAAACCATCAACCCCTTTTAATGGAATTACCTCATCTTCTACTTTGTCGACTTATCACAAGACCTTGGCTTCTTCCAATCTGCTGTCCTTTATTGAAATGCCCAATATAGGAGAGTAGATTATTACTTCCATCACCCTATGAACTGAGTCGATATAAATACAACTACAAAGCTTAGCAAAGCAGAGAGCACAAAGCAGAGAAAGATGGGAAGCTTGTTCGATGAAACTTCTAATGGCCTTACTTCGTTTCAGACACCCGGGAAGATCATTACTAGTAAAGGTAAGAACTAAGAACACAGCAGTTCTTTCCACACTAATGTTTatctcctctgttttgcattCTTTTACTTGTATCAACTTGTGTGATGAAGCTGCAATTGTTTGGGGGCCGGGAGAGCCATTTGTAATAGAAGAAGTGCAAGTCGATCCTCCTCAAAAGATGGAGGTTCGGattaagatcctcttcacttcaGTCTGTCATACCGATCTCAGCGCTTGGAAAGGCGAGGTATTTGAATCATTTTAGTTACTGAAGTTAATAATAACGAAATTAATCACTAACCCATCAGTTCTTGTTCATTGTTTAACAACAACAATGAAGAACGAGGCGCATCGAGCCTATCCTCGAATCCTTGGCCACGAAGCTGCCGGGTAAGACATTTCATCGAATATGTGGTATGCAATATTATATATTCATTTCAAAATGTTGTGACTGATAATGAAGACGATACTAACAGAGTTGTGGAGAGTGTGGGAGAAGGGGTATTGGATATGAGAGAAGGGGATCATGTCATTCCAATCTTCAGTGGAGAGTGTGGACACTGCGTGTACTGCAAATCAGAGAAGACGAACCTGTGCGAGACGTTCCGTGTGAATCCGCTTAAGAAGGTGATGATCAATGACGGGAAGTCGAGGTTCTCGAGCAGAGACGGCCAACCCATCTACCACTTCCTTAACACTTCCACTTTCAGCGAGTACACCGTCCTCGACTCCGCCTGCGTTGTTAAGATCCACCCGGAGGCTCCTCTCAAGACGATGACCTTGCTTAGCTGTGGCGTTTCTACAGGTTTACTCTCTAATGtcaaaagaaaataagtttcagaaaataacaaagaattACATTTTATCGTGGCATGTTAATAGATTTTTGGACCGAGTTTACGGTACCAGGTATCCCTTGATTGCGGGGCTTCAGATGCACACAAAGGGTATGAGGAGTGGGTAAGGATTTGTGAACCTTAAGATAGAGTGGTGAACCTTTTGATAAGGtggaggaaaattttctccAGAATTTTTGGTGATTATAGGCTCATTTTTTAGGTATttcattttcatatttgaaACAGATATTTAATTAGTGAATGAGTATTGTGTGGGCTATCACATAGATCTCCATATCAGCCACTTGGCAATTTAGTTTCAATCTAAATGTTACAATCCCATGTTGATATATGGGATTTGGTGTGGGTTGATATGTTTGAGGATTTTTTATCTTATAAGCCAGTTTTTAAAGATAAGTTTTCCTCAAGTTGTAATCAATGGTATCAGAAAAACTAATACTCAAACGAAACCAATTGCACCTTTAAATAGAGTGGTGCCCCTTAAAAATGACTTGATTCAGTGTAGACAGTCATGGACATTGATTCAGAAGCATGGTGGTCTATTACATTCCCATATCCCAATCATATGAGGGTTGACCCACATTGAGGGGTTGGTGTGGGTTGATATTGTCATGGGTTGTATGtaatataaagaaaattttagtgaaaagaaagtgaaaattggtcatATACCTGACTTTTTCTATCCCTAGGACAATGAGGAAAAACTAAATGGGCCTGGGCCTTCCATCGCCCCAAGAAAGATGGATCCAACAATTCACATCCAAACTAGTCCCATCAGGTCCTCGTACGATAAGTGCACACCTGAAATCCTCccctcaatctctctcttcttacaacAAGTTTTCATATTAAGTGACTttcaagtgtggatcaaacactatacaagaatgattctcgtacaagGACCTAAACCAAACTCTTAATAGTACTGTCGTATAAGGGATTATATGGTCTGATTTATATTCCTAGTAGCCATTAATGGTGAGTGATCCTTTATTTTGGGTTGTTGATGGTTCCTAGGGTTGGGAGCAGCATGGAACACAGCGAACGTGCAAGCAGGTTCAACCATAGCCATCTTTGGCTTGGGCAGTGTGGGACTAGCAGTAGGTTCCAACCTCCAAAAACTCTTACTTAGCAATTTGCACCTTATTATTAAACCTCTGTTCTCCGTCTTAGTCGGCTTTAATTATGGTTAATTTAAACTTATCTTCACAGGTTGCAGAAGGAGCCAGAGCAAGAGGAGCTTCTAAGATAATAGGCATCGACATTAATCCAAACAAATACGTCACAGGTAATTATTAACTACCCTAATCTGAGCCTTTCACTTGATATGTCTCCTGCATTAATTGTATTATATATTATCTCTAGCTTATAATGTCTCATGTTCTCTCCAGCTCAATCCATGGGAGTCACAGATTTCATTAATCCAAACGATCTCGACCAACCAGTGCATGAGGTAGAGAGATAATTAATTGTTAGCTTTAAATTTGCAGCTTCACCCCCCTCTAGATTTtggatcaaattttttatttattgtaggATATTTTAGCTTCACCCCAAATGGTCGGTTGCTTGCTAAACTGatttttaatttatgattttgtatttatttttattttttttttcttggttgacATGTTGATGAGGATGTCATATGATTCATGATCATAGTTAGTTAAAATGCGTTata
This genomic interval carries:
- the LOC122065187 gene encoding uncharacterized protein LOC122065187, which encodes MGNCVFRGVGEVEGVIKVVTSSGGIMELYAPLTAEFITNEFPGHGIFRSHDLFSQPLIHNEELLVGQLYYLLPLSITTRRREIFPSGIRTTTTCVSSSSVVTPPYRMSFDSQGILKRSEKREVMPRQQNNINYSTGVWKVKLVISPEQLAEILSQETRTEALIESVRTVAKCGNGAAVSSASNSDQWSISSSWKASFDRHGFLDF
- the LOC122065183 gene encoding alcohol dehydrogenase-like 3 isoform X2, whose translation is MGSLFDETSNGLTSFQTPGKIITSKEEVQVDPPQKMEVRIKILFTSVCHTDLSAWKGENEAHRAYPRILGHEAAGVVESVGEGVLDMREGDHVIPIFSGECGHCVYCKSEKTNLCETFRVNPLKKVMINDGKSRFSSRDGQPIYHFLNTSTFSEYTVLDSACVVKIHPEAPLKTMTLLSCGVSTGLGAAWNTANVQAGSTIAIFGLGSVGLAVAEGARARGASKIIGIDINPNKYVTAQSMGVTDFINPNDLDQPVHEKILEMTGGVDYSFECAGNLDVLREAFLSTHDGWGLTIILGIHPSPRMLPFHPMEFFDGRKLIGSVFGDFKGKTQLPGFVDECMRGVVNLDGFITHELPFTKINEAFQLLLDGKSLRCLLLL
- the LOC122065183 gene encoding alcohol dehydrogenase-like 4 isoform X1 — encoded protein: MGSLFDETSNGLTSFQTPGKIITSKAAIVWGPGEPFVIEEVQVDPPQKMEVRIKILFTSVCHTDLSAWKGENEAHRAYPRILGHEAAGVVESVGEGVLDMREGDHVIPIFSGECGHCVYCKSEKTNLCETFRVNPLKKVMINDGKSRFSSRDGQPIYHFLNTSTFSEYTVLDSACVVKIHPEAPLKTMTLLSCGVSTGLGAAWNTANVQAGSTIAIFGLGSVGLAVAEGARARGASKIIGIDINPNKYVTAQSMGVTDFINPNDLDQPVHEKILEMTGGVDYSFECAGNLDVLREAFLSTHDGWGLTIILGIHPSPRMLPFHPMEFFDGRKLIGSVFGDFKGKTQLPGFVDECMRGVVNLDGFITHELPFTKINEAFQLLLDGKSLRCLLLL